A window from Nasonia vitripennis strain AsymCx chromosome 2 unlocalized genomic scaffold, Nvit_psr_1.1 chr2_random0010, whole genome shotgun sequence encodes these proteins:
- the LOC100121081 gene encoding vesicle-associated membrane protein 2 isoform X3, whose translation MATEGGLAPDAAGGAAPGAPGADGIVGGPRTPQQVAAQKRLQQTQAQVDEVVDIMKTNVEKVLERDQKLSELDDRADALQQGASQFEQQAGKLKRKFWLQNLKMMIIMGVIGLIVLAIIVANFM comes from the exons AT GGCAACCGAGGGCGGACTTGCCCCTGATGCGGCCGGTGGCGCGGCTCCGGGCGCCCCGGGAGCCGACGGCATCGTCGGCGGCCCGAGGACGCCTCAGCAGGTCGCCGCCCAGAAGCGGTTGCAGCAAACGCAGGCCCAAGTCGACGAGGTCGTCGACATCATGAAGACGAACGTCGAGAAGGTCCTGGAGCGTGATCAGAAGCTCTCAGAACTCGACGATCGAGCTG ATGCACTCCAGCAAGGTGCGTCACAGTTCGAACAGCAAGCTGGAAAGCTAAAGAGGAAGTTCTGGCTACAAAACTTGAAg ATGATGATAATTATGGGTGTCATCGGACTAATCGTGCTGGCCATCATTGTCG CAAACTTCATGTAG
- the LOC100121081 gene encoding vesicle-associated membrane protein 2 isoform X2, with the protein MATEGGLAPDAAGGAAPGAPGADGIVGGPRTPQQVAAQKRLQQTQAQVDEVVDIMKTNVEKVLERDQKLSELDDRADALQQGASQFEQQAGKLKRKFWLQNLKMMIIMGVIGLIVLAIIVACYTGGSDSE; encoded by the exons AT GGCAACCGAGGGCGGACTTGCCCCTGATGCGGCCGGTGGCGCGGCTCCGGGCGCCCCGGGAGCCGACGGCATCGTCGGCGGCCCGAGGACGCCTCAGCAGGTCGCCGCCCAGAAGCGGTTGCAGCAAACGCAGGCCCAAGTCGACGAGGTCGTCGACATCATGAAGACGAACGTCGAGAAGGTCCTGGAGCGTGATCAGAAGCTCTCAGAACTCGACGATCGAGCTG ATGCACTCCAGCAAGGTGCGTCACAGTTCGAACAGCAAGCTGGAAAGCTAAAGAGGAAGTTCTGGCTACAAAACTTGAAg ATGATGATAATTATGGGTGTCATCGGACTAATCGTGCTGGCCATCATTGTCG